One stretch of Halobacillus litoralis DNA includes these proteins:
- a CDS encoding trans-sulfuration enzyme family protein — protein sequence MTNTSFDTKIVHHKADQRLVPNSKSTPIYQTSAFTFKDLDHLESYYEGNSPYLYTRERNPNTDELAGTVAELEEAPAGVASSSGMSAILAGILAVAKPGDHIVAAEDVYGGSHKLITKELATFGIDVTMVSFSNLEEVSEAITPETKLLYTESISNPFLRVEDLEGLVALARKKNVKTMVDNTFATPYLLQPYTHGVDLVVHSGTKYIGGHSDVTCGVLVGKEELVQAATQKIVTFGANLSPFEAWLTQRGAKTLGLRMNKQSYNAKQVATALENHHAVRTVYYPEKVSERGNGAIVTIELNDSIDIEAFFRSLGWVKIAPTLAGVETTVSYPIRTSHRALSNAERENIGINDYVIRLSIGIEDHEDIIEQLTKAITESEN from the coding sequence ATGACGAATACATCTTTTGATACGAAAATCGTGCACCATAAGGCGGATCAACGTCTTGTCCCGAATAGCAAGAGTACACCGATTTACCAGACGTCCGCTTTTACATTTAAAGATTTAGATCACTTGGAAAGTTATTATGAGGGAAACAGCCCATATTTATATACACGAGAGAGGAACCCCAATACAGATGAACTTGCGGGTACCGTTGCGGAATTGGAAGAAGCACCAGCCGGAGTGGCGTCTTCATCCGGAATGTCAGCCATCCTTGCAGGCATCCTTGCAGTGGCAAAGCCTGGGGATCATATCGTTGCCGCAGAGGATGTTTATGGAGGTTCACACAAGCTGATCACTAAAGAGCTGGCCACGTTCGGTATTGATGTAACGATGGTTTCTTTTTCAAATCTGGAAGAGGTTTCAGAGGCGATCACCCCTGAAACGAAACTTCTCTATACGGAATCGATCTCAAATCCTTTTTTACGGGTGGAAGATTTAGAAGGATTAGTCGCTCTTGCCCGTAAAAAGAATGTGAAGACGATGGTTGATAATACATTCGCCACCCCATACTTATTGCAGCCCTACACGCATGGTGTCGATCTTGTCGTCCATAGTGGGACGAAGTATATTGGAGGTCACAGTGACGTAACGTGCGGGGTGTTGGTCGGCAAGGAGGAATTGGTTCAGGCGGCTACCCAGAAGATTGTCACGTTTGGTGCGAATCTCAGTCCGTTTGAAGCATGGCTTACTCAACGCGGAGCCAAAACTTTAGGTCTTAGGATGAATAAACAATCTTATAATGCAAAACAAGTAGCAACAGCCCTTGAAAATCATCATGCGGTCCGCACGGTCTATTATCCTGAAAAGGTTTCGGAAAGAGGGAATGGAGCTATTGTGACCATCGAGCTTAATGATTCGATTGACATAGAGGCGTTTTTCCGGTCGCTCGGATGGGTGAAGATTGCTCCTACGCTCGCGGGAGTAGAAACGACGGTTTCTTATCCTATTCGTACGTCTCATCGTGCGTTATCGAATGCTGAACGTGAGAATATCGGCATCAATGATTATGTGATTCGATTGTCTATCGGGATTGAAGACCATGAAGATATTATAGAGCAGCTGACAAAAGCAATCACAGAATCGGAGAATTAA
- a CDS encoding NUDIX hydrolase, with product MAEMLTIFDEHERPIGIKERERVHKDGDWHETFHCWMFHKEAETTHVLLQQRADHKKDFPSLLDITAAGHIEAGEDVLWAGVREIEEEVGLTVVPDDLIHQGDYKEELKEGASLIDREICRIYLLPWTKDMVFKIGEEVKDIISVSLADMESLTDKQQIVKGVSILSGDEKVVTHKNLVPHEKGYERYIFQAIREYVAKL from the coding sequence ATGGCAGAAATGTTAACGATTTTTGATGAACATGAGCGTCCGATTGGAATTAAGGAAAGGGAGCGAGTACATAAGGACGGGGATTGGCACGAAACGTTCCATTGTTGGATGTTCCACAAGGAAGCTGAAACGACCCATGTATTGCTTCAACAAAGAGCGGATCACAAGAAAGACTTCCCGAGTTTGCTTGATATTACCGCTGCGGGACATATAGAAGCGGGAGAGGATGTGCTTTGGGCTGGTGTCAGGGAAATTGAGGAAGAAGTCGGTTTGACGGTGGTGCCTGACGATTTAATCCACCAAGGTGATTATAAGGAAGAACTGAAGGAAGGGGCGTCTCTCATAGACAGGGAGATCTGCCGCATTTATCTTCTTCCTTGGACCAAAGACATGGTCTTTAAAATCGGAGAAGAGGTGAAGGACATCATTTCTGTGTCACTGGCTGATATGGAAAGTTTGACGGATAAACAACAAATCGTGAAGGGGGTCTCTATTCTTAGTGGTGATGAGAAAGTAGTGACTCATAAAAATCTTGTCCCTCATGAGAAAGGATACGAGCGGTACATTTTTCAAGCCATCCGTGAATATGTCGCAAAACTTTGA
- a CDS encoding bifunctional diguanylate cyclase/phosphodiesterase: MARIIEHPWDTLKQLSIPIWFFDIEKENIYVSERLKDQWKLDSSVLNRHDLMKLIHKDDIAYLDHPAMTKDNRHFFYMNYRLLNNGQYEWVKDIVTPFFNEDGKIMGYTGMSAPDAAYIEELGRIKKAVVEIGDAFLSYNGQEFFDFLVEYLSSVLGVDTVLVGELTGEAKVEVTAISLSHKGEISSGLQYALKGTPCEQVVMTHECYYPNDVGRLFPEDITIKEYGVESYLGKALLNSDGEVIGILAIMDNRTQTSGPLSKALFQIFADRTANELSRMQAEKKLEMLSQYDPLTGLVTRSYLSGILEERIQSTDEKENNIALLLIDIDNFKMINDSWGHTKGDELLRQFSRYLRQTFAQHDAVISRISSDEFLVLLIHVQSIEELEGVSDHVIHSMRRPFLIGEKEFYNTVSIGVTFTPARLRDHYSGETLLRHADAAMHKAKRSGKNRYAVYEEKMSEQMREELHLKQSLHHALDKNQFELHYQPQVCGRTSQVIGYESLIRWNHPDYGLLSPHYFISLAEESGMIIEIGEWVLKEACQQTKRWQVEDHRPDLKISVNLSAQQFKDLNLPRKVLKALKDSGLPPDSLILEITETMVLQDFDRSTDTLNGLREKGIKIHLDDFGVGFSSLSYLNRLPVDAIKIDRSFINQIGDRGEEVPIVNAIISMAKSLGLQVIAEGVETSEHIAYLKQKGCYEYQGYYFSKPVPASLVSN; this comes from the coding sequence ATGGCTCGGATAATCGAACATCCTTGGGATACACTTAAGCAGCTTTCCATCCCTATATGGTTCTTTGATATTGAAAAAGAAAACATCTATGTGAGTGAAAGGTTGAAAGATCAATGGAAGCTGGATTCATCTGTTTTGAACCGGCATGATTTAATGAAACTCATACATAAAGATGATATAGCATATCTGGACCATCCTGCGATGACGAAAGACAATCGTCATTTTTTTTATATGAATTATCGTTTGTTGAACAATGGACAGTACGAATGGGTGAAGGATATCGTCACGCCTTTTTTTAATGAGGATGGAAAAATCATGGGGTACACAGGCATGAGTGCACCTGATGCTGCTTACATTGAAGAGTTGGGCCGCATAAAAAAAGCGGTCGTGGAGATCGGTGATGCTTTCCTTTCCTATAATGGACAAGAATTTTTTGATTTTCTTGTTGAGTATTTATCCTCTGTCCTTGGTGTAGACACTGTGTTGGTCGGAGAATTGACTGGAGAAGCGAAGGTTGAAGTGACTGCTATCTCCTTGTCCCACAAAGGGGAAATAAGTTCTGGGCTGCAATACGCGTTAAAAGGCACGCCTTGTGAGCAAGTAGTGATGACTCATGAATGTTATTATCCTAATGATGTAGGGAGACTTTTTCCTGAAGATATCACAATCAAGGAGTACGGAGTAGAGAGTTACCTCGGGAAAGCTTTGCTTAACTCAGATGGTGAAGTGATCGGAATCCTTGCGATCATGGATAACCGGACACAAACGAGCGGTCCATTAAGCAAGGCTCTTTTTCAGATTTTTGCTGATCGGACAGCGAATGAGCTTTCCCGAATGCAAGCGGAAAAGAAGCTTGAGATGTTATCTCAATACGATCCTTTGACAGGTCTTGTCACGCGTAGCTATCTGTCGGGAATCCTTGAAGAAAGGATTCAGTCCACGGATGAAAAGGAGAACAACATTGCTCTCTTACTCATTGATATTGACAATTTTAAAATGATCAATGATTCATGGGGACATACCAAAGGGGATGAGCTGCTCCGTCAGTTCTCCCGTTACTTGAGGCAGACATTCGCTCAGCATGATGCGGTGATTTCCAGGATTAGCAGTGATGAATTTCTGGTCCTTCTCATACATGTCCAAAGCATTGAAGAGCTAGAGGGAGTCAGTGACCACGTCATACATTCAATGAGGCGCCCTTTTCTTATTGGAGAAAAAGAGTTCTACAATACGGTGAGTATTGGTGTCACGTTCACCCCGGCGCGTCTCCGAGATCATTACAGTGGAGAAACACTTTTACGCCATGCGGATGCAGCGATGCATAAAGCGAAGAGAAGCGGAAAAAACCGCTATGCGGTTTATGAAGAAAAGATGAGTGAGCAGATGAGAGAAGAGCTCCATTTGAAGCAATCGCTCCATCATGCTCTTGATAAAAATCAGTTTGAGCTTCATTATCAACCTCAAGTATGCGGGCGAACGTCGCAGGTGATCGGGTACGAATCACTCATTCGCTGGAATCATCCAGATTACGGTTTGTTATCTCCCCATTATTTCATCAGTCTGGCTGAAGAGTCTGGGATGATTATAGAAATCGGGGAATGGGTGTTGAAGGAAGCCTGTCAACAAACAAAAAGGTGGCAGGTGGAAGATCATAGACCGGATTTAAAAATTTCGGTGAACTTGTCTGCTCAGCAGTTTAAGGATCTGAATCTTCCAAGGAAAGTTCTTAAAGCCCTCAAAGATTCAGGGCTTCCTCCTGACAGCTTGATCCTGGAAATTACGGAAACGATGGTCCTTCAAGATTTCGACCGTAGCACAGACACATTGAACGGTTTGCGGGAAAAAGGGATCAAAATTCATTTGGATGACTTTGGTGTCGGTTTTTCTTCCCTCAGTTATTTGAACCGTCTGCCTGTAGATGCGATAAAAATCGATCGATCATTCATCAATCAAATTGGTGACCGAGGGGAAGAGGTGCCAATCGTTAATGCCATCATCAGTATGGCGAAAAGTCTTGGCCTGCAAGTCATTGCTGAAGGTGTGGAAACAAGTGAACATATTGCATACCTAAAACAAAAAGGCTGCTATGAATATCAAGGCTATTACTTCAGTAAACCTGTTCCGGCGAGTCTTGTGAGTAACTAA
- a CDS encoding alpha/beta fold hydrolase: protein MPYFSEKSGAQLFYDDRGNGEAIVFIHPPGMGRMVFKMQHSLARKFRVIFPDLSGNGDSEVISHAPDVSMYAREIVQLIDHLNIEQIVVVGYSCGGMIAHEFALTFPERTKAVILAGGFPKVATGGLRFEFLGGMYWVNKSPETLAKLLSHSHFKDTEIKRELNEHMAKSDPECWYTYYNRALSFDCSGRLERLTQPLLLVYGNKEFWINEHSKYYSVCPHVKMEVIEHAYHQTPATHYDRFNDALIRFVHEEI, encoded by the coding sequence ATGCCTTATTTCTCAGAAAAATCCGGGGCGCAATTATTTTATGATGATCGAGGGAATGGGGAAGCCATCGTTTTTATCCATCCTCCTGGAATGGGGAGGATGGTATTCAAGATGCAGCACTCCCTCGCAAGAAAGTTTCGTGTCATCTTTCCAGATCTCAGTGGGAACGGGGATTCTGAAGTGATTTCTCATGCGCCTGATGTATCCATGTACGCAAGGGAGATCGTCCAGCTCATCGATCATTTGAATATCGAACAAATTGTGGTCGTTGGATATTCATGTGGAGGGATGATTGCCCATGAATTCGCACTTACCTTTCCTGAACGGACGAAAGCGGTCATTCTTGCTGGAGGTTTTCCAAAGGTGGCGACAGGCGGACTCCGGTTTGAGTTTTTAGGAGGGATGTACTGGGTAAATAAAAGTCCGGAAACGCTCGCCAAATTACTCAGCCATTCACATTTCAAAGATACTGAAATAAAACGTGAATTGAATGAACATATGGCGAAGTCTGATCCGGAATGTTGGTACACCTATTACAACCGTGCTCTTTCGTTTGATTGCAGCGGGCGGTTAGAAAGACTGACTCAACCTTTGTTGCTGGTGTATGGAAATAAAGAGTTCTGGATTAATGAACATTCTAAATACTATAGTGTTTGTCCTCATGTGAAAATGGAAGTTATTGAACATGCCTATCATCAGACTCCCGCTACCCATTATGACCGTTTCAATGACGCATTGATCCGTTTTGTTCATGAAGAAATATAA